From a single Labrenzia sp. PHM005 genomic region:
- the pcaQ gene encoding pca operon transcription factor PcaQ: MIDRRIKFRHIQCFVEIAQERSLKLAADKLNLTQPAISKTLKELEEIIGAVLMTRSRAGISLTAQGKMFLHFAQISLASLQQGLDGVEQAGEEAKATLKVGALPSVSASFLPSAVREFAELAPNVMLKILDGPHGYLIERLRLGEIDLVIGRLGRPVTMEGVSFTQLYSERVDFVVRAGHPLLEAPDIKRIGEWPVLYPPEGSAIRPLVERYLIANGVGEIPNRIETVSGAFGRIFTRQSDAVWIISSGVVRNETVDGNLVRLPFDSDITKGPIGLMTRPDTQPSPEEQVFRLAVQSAIEKLELTS, encoded by the coding sequence ATGATCGATCGGCGAATAAAGTTCCGGCATATCCAGTGTTTTGTTGAGATCGCGCAAGAGCGTAGTCTCAAGCTGGCTGCAGACAAATTAAACCTCACCCAGCCCGCGATTTCCAAAACGCTGAAGGAGCTGGAAGAGATCATCGGTGCGGTTTTGATGACGCGCAGCCGGGCGGGCATCTCCTTGACGGCTCAAGGCAAGATGTTTTTGCATTTCGCGCAGATTTCGCTCGCCAGTCTGCAGCAGGGTTTGGATGGAGTTGAACAAGCAGGGGAGGAGGCGAAGGCAACGCTCAAAGTTGGCGCTTTGCCAAGTGTTTCAGCCAGTTTCTTGCCGTCCGCCGTGCGCGAGTTCGCTGAGTTGGCGCCCAACGTCATGCTGAAGATCCTGGATGGGCCGCATGGATACCTCATCGAGCGGCTGCGGCTGGGTGAAATTGACCTGGTGATCGGCCGTCTTGGGCGGCCCGTTACAATGGAGGGTGTCTCCTTCACCCAGCTTTATTCCGAACGGGTCGATTTTGTGGTCCGGGCAGGCCATCCGCTTCTGGAGGCGCCTGACATCAAACGGATTGGCGAATGGCCGGTGCTTTATCCTCCTGAAGGGTCTGCCATCCGGCCGCTGGTCGAGCGGTATCTGATTGCCAATGGTGTTGGCGAAATTCCGAACCGGATCGAAACCGTGTCAGGTGCGTTCGGGCGGATCTTCACACGCCAATCGGATGCCGTCTGGATCATTTCCTCCGGCGTTGTGCGCAACGAAACCGTGGACGGCAATCTCGTGCGGCTGCCGTTTGACAGCGACATTACAAAAGGCCCGATCGGTCTGATGACCCGGCCAGATACCCAACCGAGCCCGGAAGAGCAGGTGTTCCGCCTTGCCGTGCAATCCGCCATTGAAAAATTGGAATTGACCTCATGA
- a CDS encoding acyl-CoA synthetase: MLLPEATSYEELTKNFSWQIPERFNIGVAVCDAWADKDPRREALIYAEEGAPATSYSYGALKRLSNQLANLLKSRGIQQGDRVGILMPQRPETAFAHIAALKLGGISIPLFTLFGEEALEYRLKDSGAKAVITDESGAAKIEKIHGSLPELTTVFCADGAHCGADDLWSSMEAHEETFDPVDTAPDDPAIIIYTSGTTGQPKGALHGHRVLLGHLPGVEMSHDFLGQPDDRIWTPADWAWIGGLLDVLMPALFLGVPVVACRFKKFTAEAAFQLLQDQKIRNAFIPPTALKMMRQIEDPENRWQLNMRTVASGGETLGAELIAWGQKTFGQTINEFYGQTECNMIVSSCSEIMDARPGIMGKAVPGHELAIVSDSGEVLPNGAFGNIAVKSPDPVMFLQYWNNPEATQKKFAGDWLLTGDTGEMDDDGWIRFVGRDDDVITSSGYRIGPGEIEDCLIKHPAVAMAGVIGKPDAQRTEIVKAYIILKQDVEPSDDLAKEIAGFVKIRLAAHEYPREIEFVDALPMTTTGKVIRRELRARAVDDV; the protein is encoded by the coding sequence ATGCTGCTGCCTGAGGCCACCAGCTATGAGGAGCTGACCAAGAATTTTTCCTGGCAGATCCCGGAGCGGTTCAACATCGGTGTTGCGGTCTGTGATGCCTGGGCGGACAAAGACCCGCGCCGCGAAGCCTTGATCTATGCGGAGGAAGGCGCCCCGGCAACGTCCTATTCCTATGGCGCCTTGAAACGCCTTTCTAACCAGCTGGCCAATCTTTTGAAAAGCCGCGGTATCCAGCAAGGCGACCGTGTCGGCATCTTGATGCCGCAGCGGCCCGAGACGGCTTTCGCTCATATCGCCGCCTTAAAGCTCGGCGGAATTTCTATTCCACTGTTCACGCTCTTTGGTGAAGAGGCGCTGGAGTACCGGCTGAAAGATTCTGGTGCCAAAGCGGTCATTACCGATGAAAGTGGCGCTGCAAAAATCGAGAAGATCCATGGCAGCTTGCCAGAGCTGACAACTGTCTTTTGCGCAGATGGCGCGCATTGTGGGGCAGACGATCTCTGGTCCTCCATGGAGGCTCACGAAGAGACGTTCGATCCAGTTGATACAGCGCCTGATGATCCGGCGATTATCATCTACACCTCGGGTACTACTGGTCAGCCGAAAGGCGCTCTTCACGGCCACCGTGTGTTGCTTGGCCATTTGCCCGGCGTTGAAATGAGCCACGATTTTCTTGGTCAGCCGGATGACCGCATCTGGACGCCCGCGGACTGGGCCTGGATCGGCGGCCTTCTTGATGTGCTGATGCCGGCGCTTTTCCTCGGCGTTCCCGTCGTTGCCTGCCGGTTCAAGAAATTTACGGCGGAAGCGGCCTTCCAGCTCCTGCAAGACCAGAAGATCCGCAACGCTTTTATCCCGCCAACGGCGCTCAAAATGATGCGCCAGATCGAAGACCCGGAAAACCGCTGGCAGCTGAACATGCGCACCGTTGCCTCCGGCGGCGAAACGCTTGGCGCGGAACTGATCGCCTGGGGTCAAAAGACGTTTGGCCAGACGATCAATGAGTTTTACGGCCAGACCGAATGCAACATGATCGTATCCAGTTGCTCTGAGATCATGGACGCCCGCCCCGGCATCATGGGCAAGGCTGTTCCCGGACATGAACTGGCAATTGTCTCCGACTCTGGAGAAGTTCTTCCAAATGGGGCCTTCGGCAACATCGCCGTAAAAAGTCCAGATCCCGTGATGTTCTTGCAGTATTGGAACAATCCAGAGGCTACGCAGAAGAAGTTCGCGGGCGACTGGCTTTTGACCGGTGACACCGGCGAGATGGATGACGATGGCTGGATCCGCTTTGTTGGCCGGGATGACGATGTCATCACCTCCTCCGGCTACCGGATCGGTCCCGGCGAAATCGAAGACTGCCTGATCAAACATCCGGCCGTTGCCATGGCCGGAGTGATCGGCAAACCAGACGCCCAGCGCACAGAAATCGTCAAGGCTTACATCATCCTAAAGCAAGACGTGGAACCTTCCGACGATCTTGCGAAAGAGATTGCCGGCTTCGTCAAGATCCGCCTCGCTGCTCATGAATACCCCCGGGAAATCGAATTCGTCGATGCTCTGCCGATGACCACCACTGGCAAGGTGATCCGCCGCGAACTCCGTGCCCGTGCCGTCGACGACGTTTGA
- a CDS encoding hydroxymethylglutaryl-CoA lyase → MSDFVTIFEMGPRDGLQNEKRFVPTEDKIALVDRLSECGFRKIEVTSFVSPKWVPQMADAQEVMEGIYRHPAVVYSVLTPNVKGYTAALKVSADEVAIFGSASEGFSKKNINCSVAESIERFKPLMDKARQDEMPVRGYVSCVADCPYDGPTPPEKVAEVAKILFDLGCYEISLGDTIGAGTPETIGRMLDAVLEVVPAEKVAGHYHDTKGRALENIEVSLDKGLRTFDSTIAGLGGCPYAPGAKGNVATEAVADLMQRRGFETGLKLENLAELAEFAKSLRSDTV, encoded by the coding sequence ATGTCTGACTTTGTCACCATCTTCGAAATGGGCCCGCGCGATGGGCTGCAGAATGAAAAGCGGTTTGTCCCGACCGAAGACAAGATTGCACTTGTCGACCGCTTGTCGGAATGCGGTTTCCGCAAGATTGAAGTCACCAGTTTTGTCAGCCCGAAATGGGTGCCGCAAATGGCCGATGCGCAAGAGGTCATGGAGGGCATCTACCGCCACCCGGCCGTCGTTTACTCGGTCCTGACACCCAACGTGAAGGGCTATACGGCCGCCTTAAAAGTCTCCGCCGACGAAGTCGCCATTTTCGGGTCTGCATCGGAGGGTTTTTCGAAAAAGAACATCAATTGCTCTGTGGCTGAAAGCATCGAGCGGTTCAAACCACTGATGGATAAAGCTAGGCAGGATGAAATGCCGGTGCGCGGCTATGTCTCTTGCGTCGCCGATTGCCCGTATGATGGTCCGACACCGCCGGAAAAGGTCGCAGAAGTTGCCAAGATCCTGTTTGACCTCGGCTGTTATGAAATCTCCCTCGGTGACACGATTGGGGCGGGAACACCGGAAACCATCGGCCGGATGCTCGACGCGGTTTTGGAAGTGGTGCCAGCGGAAAAAGTCGCCGGTCACTATCACGACACTAAGGGCCGGGCACTGGAAAACATCGAGGTCAGTCTGGACAAGGGTCTTCGCACGTTCGACAGCACGATTGCTGGTCTCGGCGGCTGCCCGTATGCGCCGGGCGCAAAGGGCAACGTGGCAACAGAAGCCGTTGCCGATCTGATGCAGCGCCGGGGATTTGAAACCGGCCTGAAACTGGAAAATCTGGCTGAGCTTGCCGAGTTCGCCAAATCCCTTCGGAGTGACACCGTATGA
- a CDS encoding response regulator translates to MLHKIIRVLIADDSSVAREVVAQGVKTHRKERYIEVDVVDNGRAALETLRKKSIDIAFIDINMPGLNGPEVVSAMQETQSNECLTVAMSGSLDDKLEAVLKRFGAYHFLQKPFLPEDVAEIVGTYRMMVHAYPILIVDDSGTMRKITRKVLESSRFNFEISEADSAENALKKLAGREYAIVLTDFHMPGLDGLELAGSIRDLSSKIAIYMMSTNDTTYLERSAAFIGINGFLKKPFNAADIDTLMHEYLEIDKPKFGKVRDMFSFVSRERKAS, encoded by the coding sequence GTGCTACATAAAATAATAAGAGTACTTATCGCCGACGACAGTTCTGTTGCGCGTGAAGTTGTCGCGCAAGGAGTTAAAACTCACCGCAAGGAACGGTATATTGAAGTTGACGTAGTCGACAATGGCCGTGCCGCGCTTGAGACGCTGCGCAAGAAATCAATCGATATTGCCTTCATCGACATAAATATGCCGGGGTTGAATGGCCCCGAAGTGGTGTCGGCCATGCAGGAAACGCAGTCGAACGAATGTTTGACAGTGGCAATGTCGGGAAGTCTTGATGACAAGCTCGAAGCGGTCCTAAAGCGCTTCGGTGCCTACCATTTTCTGCAAAAACCTTTTTTGCCCGAAGATGTGGCTGAAATCGTTGGCACCTACCGAATGATGGTGCATGCCTATCCAATTCTGATCGTTGATGATTCAGGGACGATGCGCAAAATTACCCGGAAGGTTTTAGAAAGCAGCCGGTTTAATTTTGAGATTTCTGAAGCCGATAGCGCCGAAAATGCTCTTAAAAAACTGGCAGGAAGAGAATATGCGATCGTCCTGACTGATTTTCATATGCCTGGCCTGGACGGGTTGGAACTGGCAGGGTCGATACGGGATCTTTCGAGCAAAATCGCCATCTATATGATGTCAACCAACGACACGACCTATTTGGAGCGATCGGCTGCGTTCATCGGAATAAACGGGTTCTTGAAGAAACCCTTTAATGCTGCGGATATCGACACACTCATGCATGAGTATCTGGAAATCGATAAGCCGAAATTTGGTAAAGTGCGGGATATGTTCAGTTTCGTTTCCCGGGAGCGGAAGGCCTCTTAA
- a CDS encoding thiamine pyrophosphate-requiring protein, whose translation MSDTNATVANPKNPTNEDGAQTGAATLTSGGALLSRMKALGIEYIFANSGTDFPPVIEGLAEAEAKDIDLPQAIVIPHESAAMAMAHGYYLGTGKTAAVMAHTNVGLANCAIGAINASIENIPMMLFSGRTPTTEKGRFGSRTVPIGWGQEMRDQTALVREACKWDYELRFPEQAIETVDRAKALAETTPRGPVYVSLPREVLCEPCPAGQISSPALMSAPKPGVDHDAFRQAAQWIAEAEQPVIFAQRGAGGEKGFATLAEMAERWGIPVCQYWAVRLAMDLDHPMAAGNNPADVLDQADVVLVVDSLAPWSPDKHTLKPGCKVIHLGQDPLFSKVPVRNFQCDLALASDVEAGLLALNAVLNEFDVPVRAKSRQDMWAAANSEKRQTVLSAAAKAGAGGITKEWVSLCLSRALDGRKASILSELGCPPAPMTLNHPAAWYQEPHAGGLGWCFPAALGMKLGDPERTVVATMGDGSYMFSNPVVCHQIAEALELPILVVILNNAEWGAVRQSVLDHYPDGYAARSNQMPLTQLSPVPDFIQVAKASRAYAAKVTQADEVENALREALRHVEKTKSLALIDISITR comes from the coding sequence ATGAGCGACACCAACGCGACCGTAGCAAACCCTAAAAATCCGACTAACGAAGATGGCGCCCAGACCGGCGCAGCTACTCTAACGTCCGGTGGGGCGCTGCTGAGCCGGATGAAGGCTTTGGGCATTGAGTATATTTTCGCCAATTCCGGCACAGATTTTCCACCGGTCATCGAAGGGCTGGCTGAGGCGGAAGCGAAAGATATCGACTTGCCGCAAGCGATTGTCATTCCGCATGAAAGCGCGGCCATGGCAATGGCTCACGGCTACTATCTGGGAACGGGCAAGACTGCAGCTGTGATGGCGCACACCAATGTGGGTCTAGCAAATTGCGCAATCGGTGCGATCAACGCGTCCATCGAAAACATTCCGATGATGCTGTTTTCCGGGCGCACGCCAACAACGGAAAAAGGACGGTTTGGCTCGCGCACTGTCCCCATCGGCTGGGGGCAAGAGATGCGGGATCAAACGGCGCTCGTGCGCGAAGCTTGTAAATGGGATTACGAACTTCGGTTCCCGGAGCAAGCTATCGAAACGGTGGACCGGGCGAAAGCTTTGGCCGAAACCACGCCGCGCGGCCCGGTGTATGTCAGCTTGCCGCGAGAGGTTTTGTGCGAACCCTGTCCAGCCGGTCAGATTTCATCCCCTGCACTCATGAGCGCGCCGAAACCCGGCGTGGATCATGATGCCTTCCGTCAAGCCGCACAGTGGATTGCCGAAGCGGAGCAGCCAGTCATCTTTGCGCAAAGGGGCGCGGGGGGAGAAAAGGGGTTTGCTACGCTGGCAGAGATGGCAGAACGCTGGGGTATTCCGGTCTGCCAGTATTGGGCGGTACGTCTTGCAATGGATCTTGATCATCCAATGGCAGCTGGGAACAATCCGGCGGATGTATTGGATCAAGCGGATGTGGTGCTTGTCGTTGACAGTCTGGCGCCTTGGTCGCCGGACAAACACACATTGAAACCCGGCTGCAAAGTCATCCACCTCGGACAGGATCCGTTGTTCAGCAAGGTGCCAGTGCGCAATTTTCAGTGCGATCTGGCTCTTGCCTCGGATGTGGAAGCTGGACTTCTTGCTCTCAACGCGGTCTTGAATGAGTTTGATGTTCCGGTGCGCGCAAAATCTCGGCAAGATATGTGGGCGGCCGCAAATTCGGAAAAACGGCAGACGGTTTTATCGGCTGCTGCGAAAGCCGGAGCTGGAGGCATCACAAAGGAGTGGGTGAGCTTGTGTCTGTCCCGTGCTCTGGACGGAAGAAAAGCATCGATTTTGTCTGAACTTGGGTGTCCACCGGCGCCGATGACCCTCAATCACCCAGCCGCTTGGTATCAGGAGCCGCATGCTGGCGGCCTTGGCTGGTGCTTTCCGGCAGCTCTGGGCATGAAGCTCGGTGATCCGGAGCGCACCGTTGTCGCCACGATGGGGGACGGATCTTATATGTTCTCCAATCCAGTGGTTTGCCATCAAATTGCTGAAGCTTTGGAATTGCCTATTCTGGTGGTCATTTTGAACAATGCGGAATGGGGGGCTGTGCGCCAATCCGTGCTTGATCATTATCCAGATGGCTACGCCGCGCGGAGCAACCAGATGCCGCTGACCCAGTTGTCGCCTGTTCCGGATTTTATACAAGTGGCCAAAGCCAGCCGCGCCTATGCAGCGAAAGTAACGCAGGCAGATGAAGTGGAAAATGCTTTGCGGGAAGCATTGAGGCATGTCGAAAAAACAAAAAGCCTCGCTTTAATTGACATTTCAATTACTCGCTAA
- the pcaC gene encoding 4-carboxymuconolactone decarboxylase, giving the protein MSDRYEQGLKVRRTVLGDAHVERAEASKTDLDAPFQTLITEGAWGTVWASDGISARERSMLTLALLAALGNFEEIAMHIRATARTGASKQDVLEAFQHVAIYAGVPRANQALKIAKDTYAEMEQEDTQR; this is encoded by the coding sequence ATGTCTGACCGGTATGAGCAGGGCCTAAAAGTTCGCCGGACGGTCCTTGGCGATGCCCATGTGGAGCGGGCAGAAGCCAGCAAGACAGATCTCGACGCGCCCTTTCAAACCTTGATCACGGAAGGGGCTTGGGGAACAGTCTGGGCGTCGGACGGTATCAGTGCACGTGAGCGGTCCATGCTGACATTGGCGCTTTTGGCCGCCCTTGGAAATTTTGAGGAAATCGCCATGCATATCCGGGCAACAGCCCGCACCGGCGCGAGCAAACAAGACGTGCTGGAGGCCTTTCAGCATGTCGCGATTTATGCTGGAGTTCCAAGAGCCAATCAGGCGCTCAAGATCGCCAAAGACACCTACGCGGAAATGGAACAGGAGGACACACAGCGCTGA
- the pcaD gene encoding 3-oxoadipate enol-lactonase: MRIARLKNADIHWREDGDPDGAPIVFANSLGTDLRLWDSVIERLPKDGHRYIRFDKRGHGLSSCPPAPYSITELVDDLEGLLKQIGVTRFAFIGLSIGGMIGQLLAHRHPDRVTCMVLACTAVKMGTPEMWQDRIKSIQTGGLESLADAVMDRWFSGPFRHSDECLAWRHMLTRTPAEGYIGCSAALAAADLSATTTSLSLPALGIAGSQDLASPPEQVRATTDLIAGSRFIEIPDAGHLPCVEQPDLFTAHVQKFLEESAHV; this comes from the coding sequence ATGCGGATCGCCAGGCTCAAAAACGCAGACATTCACTGGCGCGAAGATGGTGACCCGGATGGTGCACCAATTGTCTTTGCCAATTCCCTCGGTACAGACTTGAGGCTTTGGGACAGCGTTATCGAACGCCTGCCAAAAGACGGACACAGGTACATCCGCTTCGACAAGCGCGGCCACGGCCTGTCGTCCTGTCCACCGGCTCCGTACTCCATCACCGAACTGGTTGATGATCTAGAAGGCTTGTTGAAGCAAATTGGCGTAACGCGCTTTGCGTTCATTGGTCTCTCCATCGGCGGCATGATCGGCCAGCTGCTCGCACACCGCCATCCGGATCGTGTGACCTGCATGGTTCTCGCCTGTACAGCGGTCAAAATGGGCACGCCGGAGATGTGGCAGGACCGGATCAAATCCATCCAAACAGGCGGATTGGAGAGCCTCGCGGATGCTGTGATGGACCGCTGGTTTTCCGGCCCATTCCGCCACTCAGACGAATGTCTGGCCTGGCGGCATATGCTGACGCGCACTCCCGCAGAAGGCTATATCGGCTGCAGCGCGGCCCTTGCCGCAGCCGATCTATCGGCGACGACTACAAGCCTGTCCTTGCCAGCACTTGGGATTGCGGGTTCACAAGACCTTGCCAGTCCGCCGGAACAGGTGCGTGCCACCACCGATTTGATCGCCGGCAGCCGGTTCATTGAAATTCCAGATGCCGGTCATCTGCCCTGTGTCGAACAGCCGGATCTGTTTACGGCCCATGTTCAAAAATTTTTGGAGGAGAGCGCTCATGTCTGA
- the pobA gene encoding 4-hydroxybenzoate 3-monooxygenase — MRTQVVIVGGGPSGLLLGQLLHLKGIEAIVLERKTRDYVLARIRAGILETGLVDLMREAGVSERMDKECFVHSGTSISYENELFSINFEKLIGRNVIVYGQTEVTRDLYDARDAVGAQTIFEADGVSIHDADTDAPYVTYLKDSKEHRIDCDFVAGCDGFHGVSRQTIPDTVRKEYEKVFPFGWLGILSETPPVHDELIYANSTRGFALCSMRNENLSRYYIQCDLSDKAEDWSDDAFWDELKRRLPEDIAEKLVTGPSIEKSIAPLRSFVSEPMRWGRLFLCGDAAHIVPPTGAKGLNTAASDVQYLYHALTGFYLDKDSRGLDTYSEKALARVWKAERFSWATTNLLHRFPDQSEFDLKMQRAEIESLHFNETAQKWFAENYVGLPY, encoded by the coding sequence ATGCGTACTCAAGTTGTCATTGTCGGCGGCGGCCCGTCCGGGCTCCTGCTGGGACAACTTCTTCATCTCAAGGGCATTGAAGCGATTGTTCTTGAGCGCAAGACCAGAGACTACGTTCTGGCGCGGATCCGGGCGGGAATTTTAGAAACCGGCCTTGTTGATCTGATGCGCGAAGCAGGCGTGTCGGAACGCATGGACAAGGAGTGTTTTGTCCACAGCGGCACCAGCATTTCTTATGAAAACGAGTTGTTTTCGATCAATTTTGAAAAGCTGATCGGCCGGAACGTCATCGTTTATGGCCAAACAGAAGTCACCCGCGACCTTTATGACGCCCGGGACGCTGTCGGAGCGCAGACAATCTTCGAGGCCGACGGCGTTTCAATCCACGATGCGGATACCGATGCGCCCTATGTCACGTATCTCAAGGATAGCAAAGAACACCGGATTGATTGTGACTTCGTTGCTGGTTGCGATGGGTTTCACGGCGTCAGCCGCCAGACGATCCCGGACACTGTCCGCAAGGAGTATGAGAAGGTCTTTCCGTTCGGCTGGCTCGGCATCTTGTCTGAAACGCCGCCGGTGCATGATGAACTGATTTATGCCAACTCGACGCGCGGTTTTGCGCTTTGCTCCATGCGCAATGAAAATCTCTCCCGATATTACATTCAATGTGACCTCAGCGACAAAGCGGAAGACTGGAGCGATGACGCGTTCTGGGATGAGTTGAAACGGCGCTTGCCGGAAGACATTGCCGAAAAACTGGTGACCGGCCCCTCGATTGAAAAGTCGATCGCACCTCTGCGGTCATTTGTCAGCGAACCGATGAGATGGGGTCGGCTGTTCTTGTGCGGCGATGCCGCTCATATAGTCCCCCCAACCGGCGCCAAAGGCCTGAACACCGCAGCCTCCGATGTCCAGTATCTCTATCATGCGCTCACCGGCTTCTATTTGGACAAGGACAGCCGCGGTCTTGATACCTATTCGGAAAAAGCATTGGCGCGGGTCTGGAAGGCCGAACGATTCAGCTGGGCGACAACAAACCTATTACATCGGTTCCCGGACCAGTCCGAATTTGATTTGAAGATGCAGCGCGCAGAGATCGAATCCCTCCATTTCAACGAGACGGCCCAGAAATGGTTTGCCGAAAATTACGTGGGATTGCCTTACTGA
- a CDS encoding crotonase/enoyl-CoA hydratase family protein codes for MSFETISIETDARGVATLTLNRPEKHNSLSAKMIDELTQAAAQLGSDDVVRVVVLTGAGESFCAGGDLAWMREQMAADRTTRMAEARKLAMMLKALNELPKPVIGRVQGQAFGGGTGMMSVCDTVVAVNTAKFGLTEVRLGLIPATISPYVLARMGEGKARRVFMSARIFGAEEARDLDLAAKVVSAEELDAAIEKEIKPYLSAAPAAVAASKALARSLGPVITNAVIEDTIKRLADTWETPEANEGTSAFFEKRKPAWAS; via the coding sequence ATGAGTTTTGAAACAATTTCGATTGAAACCGACGCGCGCGGCGTCGCCACGCTCACACTGAACCGGCCAGAGAAACATAATTCCCTGTCGGCTAAGATGATCGACGAACTCACCCAAGCGGCCGCACAACTCGGATCAGATGATGTCGTCCGTGTCGTGGTGCTGACTGGCGCGGGAGAAAGTTTCTGCGCTGGTGGTGATCTTGCCTGGATGCGCGAACAAATGGCCGCCGACCGGACTACCCGGATGGCCGAGGCCCGAAAACTTGCAATGATGCTTAAAGCGCTCAACGAGTTGCCCAAACCGGTCATTGGTCGGGTTCAGGGCCAGGCTTTTGGTGGCGGCACCGGCATGATGAGTGTCTGCGATACCGTTGTCGCGGTGAACACCGCAAAATTCGGTCTGACCGAAGTCCGCTTGGGTCTCATCCCGGCTACCATCAGCCCCTATGTCCTGGCTCGCATGGGCGAAGGCAAGGCCCGCCGTGTCTTTATGTCTGCCCGGATCTTTGGTGCTGAAGAAGCTCGCGATCTCGACCTGGCCGCCAAGGTGGTCAGTGCAGAAGAGCTTGATGCAGCAATTGAAAAAGAAATCAAACCTTATCTGAGCGCAGCTCCAGCAGCTGTCGCCGCCTCTAAAGCGCTTGCCAGATCCCTCGGCCCGGTGATTACGAATGCCGTCATCGAAGACACGATCAAACGTCTGGCAGACACCTGGGAAACACCGGAAGCCAATGAAGGCACATCAGCGTTTTTTGAGAAGAGAAAACCGGCCTGGGCCAGCTAA